The Acidimicrobiales bacterium genome contains a region encoding:
- the rpiB gene encoding ribose 5-phosphate isomerase B, with product MRVAVGSDHAGYRLKQAVLRHLAEAGHDPVDLGTHGEEPVDYPPICAAVAREVVAGRADRGVVIGGSGQGEAIAANKVHGARAALCLDLWTAELARRHNDANVLSLGGRVLAEPLAVAVLDLFLTTPFDGGRHERRLAQLRDIEAEECGRGTPAP from the coding sequence ATGCGCGTCGCCGTCGGGTCGGACCACGCCGGCTACCGGCTGAAGCAGGCCGTCCTCCGCCACCTCGCCGAGGCCGGCCACGACCCGGTCGACCTCGGCACCCACGGCGAGGAGCCCGTCGACTACCCGCCGATCTGCGCGGCCGTGGCCCGCGAGGTGGTGGCCGGCCGGGCCGACCGGGGCGTGGTCATCGGCGGGTCGGGCCAGGGCGAGGCCATCGCCGCCAACAAGGTGCACGGGGCGAGGGCGGCGCTGTGCCTCGACCTGTGGACGGCCGAGCTGGCCCGCCGCCACAACGACGCCAACGTGCTGTCCCTCGGCGGCCGCGTCCTGGCCGAGCCGCTCGCCGTCGCCGTGCTCGACCTGTTCCTCACCACCCCGTTCGACGGCGGGCGCCACGAGCGGCGGCTCGCCCAGCTGCGCGACATCGAGGCCGAG